From Solwaraspora sp. WMMD1047, the proteins below share one genomic window:
- a CDS encoding acetate--CoA ligase family protein: MAGLDRLLAPRGIALVGARDESLWARNITANLAASGFAGPVYAVHPRRPAVLGLPTVATLGAVAGEVDLAFVLTGAGAVGQVLTEMAAAGIGGGIVLASGFAESGAEGRAAQRRLADQARALGIALLGPNSMGYVNPHAGVAPFGSGQASAPAAGRVAVITQSGALSGGMLGYLRHRGVGLSLLVSTGNEAVVDTIDLIDQVAADGVTRAVALFLEQLPDPRRLHAAVGRAARAGVAVVALKVGRSEAGQRAALAHTGSLAGDGAVASAALRRCGVVETRGLEELITTAGLLAHLPERPRGRRIAAVTASGGAAEIVADRAADVGLSLPALSPRATGALRDRLPPFATLANPLDVTGYESPQRLARHTRAIDEAMATLVEEDVDAVLAVLSVPTGTAANLDSVRHRFAALGRLVAGAPVPVVLATYTDTALDDFQRDELATNGLHIAGGMDLAVTALGHAARWPALIRDATRQRSAGRERSAGGERSAGGERSAVWRGGDRAAGAAAGPAATPDGVRDGHLRVDRQGTWNEDDGRALVAAAGVPVPPGRLARDAAEAVTAAEHIGLPVALKVCSADLTHKSDVGGVRLGLRTTAEVTTAYHRIRSAVAEAAPDATVDGVLVTAMRPPGVEMLAGVRVDPQVGPVLTVGLGGTWVEVLADVVHRPLPVDADDVRAMVAELRGAALLAGGRGHPPVDVAALVDAVLALCRCADGLGAALREIELNPIVVTPDGAEALDVLVVTGQRGE; the protein is encoded by the coding sequence ATGGCCGGTCTCGACAGGCTGTTGGCGCCGCGCGGCATCGCGCTGGTCGGCGCCCGCGACGAGTCGCTGTGGGCCCGCAACATCACCGCGAACCTGGCGGCGAGCGGCTTCGCCGGGCCGGTGTACGCGGTGCACCCGCGCCGACCGGCGGTGCTCGGCCTGCCGACCGTCGCCACCCTCGGCGCCGTGGCCGGCGAGGTCGATCTGGCCTTCGTGCTGACCGGGGCCGGCGCGGTCGGTCAGGTGCTGACCGAGATGGCGGCGGCCGGCATCGGCGGTGGCATCGTGCTGGCCTCGGGATTCGCCGAGTCAGGGGCCGAGGGCCGGGCCGCGCAGCGGCGGCTGGCCGACCAGGCCCGCGCGCTCGGCATCGCCCTGCTGGGGCCCAACTCGATGGGCTACGTCAACCCGCACGCCGGCGTGGCCCCGTTCGGCAGCGGCCAGGCGTCGGCGCCGGCGGCGGGGCGGGTCGCGGTCATCACCCAGAGCGGTGCGCTCAGCGGCGGGATGCTCGGCTACCTGCGCCACCGCGGAGTCGGGCTGAGCCTGCTGGTCTCGACCGGGAACGAGGCGGTGGTCGACACCATCGACCTGATCGACCAGGTGGCCGCCGACGGGGTCACCCGGGCGGTGGCGCTCTTCCTCGAACAGCTGCCCGACCCGCGGCGGCTGCACGCCGCGGTGGGCCGCGCCGCCCGCGCCGGGGTGGCCGTCGTCGCGTTGAAGGTCGGGCGGTCCGAGGCCGGCCAGCGGGCGGCGTTGGCACACACCGGCTCGCTGGCCGGTGACGGCGCGGTGGCCAGCGCGGCGCTGCGGCGCTGCGGCGTCGTCGAGACCCGTGGGCTGGAGGAGCTGATCACCACGGCCGGGCTGCTCGCCCACCTGCCGGAGCGCCCGCGCGGCCGCCGGATCGCCGCCGTCACCGCCTCCGGCGGCGCCGCCGAGATCGTCGCCGACCGGGCCGCCGACGTCGGGCTGAGCCTGCCGGCGCTCTCGCCCCGCGCCACCGGGGCGCTGCGCGACCGGCTGCCACCCTTCGCGACGCTGGCCAACCCGCTCGACGTGACCGGTTACGAGTCGCCGCAGCGGCTGGCCCGGCACACCCGGGCCATCGACGAGGCGATGGCGACCCTGGTCGAGGAGGACGTCGACGCGGTGCTCGCCGTGCTGTCGGTGCCGACCGGCACCGCAGCCAACCTCGACTCGGTCCGGCACCGGTTCGCGGCGCTGGGCCGCCTGGTCGCCGGCGCCCCGGTGCCGGTGGTGCTGGCGACCTATACCGACACCGCCCTTGACGACTTCCAACGCGACGAACTGGCCACCAACGGGCTGCACATCGCCGGTGGGATGGACCTGGCGGTCACCGCCCTCGGGCACGCCGCACGCTGGCCGGCGCTGATCCGCGACGCCACCCGGCAGCGGTCCGCCGGCAGGGAGCGGTCCGCGGGCGGGGAGCGGTCCGCTGGCGGGGAGCGGTCCGCCGTCTGGCGCGGTGGTGACCGCGCGGCCGGCGCCGCCGCCGGTCCGGCCGCTACCCCGGACGGGGTACGGGACGGCCACCTCCGGGTTGATCGCCAGGGCACCTGGAACGAGGACGACGGTCGGGCCCTGGTCGCCGCGGCCGGGGTGCCGGTCCCGCCGGGACGCCTCGCCCGCGACGCCGCCGAGGCCGTGACGGCCGCCGAACACATCGGCCTGCCGGTCGCGCTGAAGGTCTGCTCGGCCGACCTCACCCACAAGTCCGACGTGGGCGGCGTCCGGCTGGGATTGCGGACCACGGCCGAGGTGACGACCGCCTACCACCGGATCCGGTCCGCGGTGGCCGAGGCCGCGCCGGACGCCACCGTCGACGGGGTGCTGGTCACCGCCATGCGCCCACCCGGCGTGGAGATGTTGGCAGGTGTCCGGGTCGATCCGCAGGTCGGACCGGTGCTCACCGTCGGTCTGGGCGGCACCTGGGTCGAGGTGCTGGCCGACGTCGTGCACCGTCCGCTGCCGGTCGACGCCGACGACGTACGGGCGATGGTCGCCGAGCTGCGCGGCGCGGCGCTGCTGGCCGGCGGCCGGGGCCACCCGCCGGTCGACGTGGCCGCCCTGGTCGACGCGGTACTGGCACTGTGCCGGTGCGCCGACGGACTCGGAGCCGCACTACGTGAGATCGAACTGAACCCCATCGTGGTCACCCCCGACGGCGCCGAGGCGCTCGACGTCCTCGTGGTGACCGGTCAGCGCGGCGAGTAG
- a CDS encoding FAD-binding protein, producing the protein MWLKQPRWDDEADIVVVGFGGAGAVAAMTAHDAGREVLILEKQQADHRFPSTLMSGGSIVCPSDPDAAYAHLTHLAGDQTGAAVLRAWADRCAENVDWVAAHGGTTHLFSPVGEHHSVPGYEAIQSYRFGTDPASSPRGYGLFRWLQDHVRRRGVPVSYGTAARWLLTDTAGAVIGVQCRRDGATVNVRARRAVILTTGGFEFHEGLKRNHLPVTPTHFYASPDNTGDGVVMAQEVGAALWHMSACSAKAIAKFDDFPTGFPINPWGYGDGMTQEQILYGSGKRGASCGTMQVDRFGRRFTNEVWKQHTHYYELTGYDSHRGVYPRVPTYWIFDSARMRRGQLVSRETGAAGPLRLYPWSEDNQAELARGWITRAETIEGLADRLAMEPAVLRGTLAEYNAACETGRDPFGRPADTLVGLEPPFFAVRLWPGGPNTQGGPERDARARVMRVTGEPVPRLYAAGELGSVYGTFYPIGGANLAECIAFGRIAGENASAEAPYSPR; encoded by the coding sequence GTGTGGCTCAAGCAGCCGCGCTGGGACGACGAGGCTGACATCGTCGTCGTCGGGTTCGGCGGGGCCGGCGCGGTGGCCGCGATGACCGCGCACGACGCCGGCCGCGAGGTGCTGATCCTGGAGAAGCAGCAGGCGGACCACCGGTTCCCGAGCACCCTGATGTCCGGTGGCAGCATCGTCTGCCCGTCCGACCCGGACGCGGCGTACGCGCACCTGACGCACCTGGCCGGCGACCAGACCGGCGCGGCGGTGCTGCGGGCCTGGGCGGACCGGTGCGCCGAGAACGTCGACTGGGTGGCCGCGCACGGCGGCACCACCCACCTGTTCAGCCCGGTCGGCGAGCACCACTCGGTGCCGGGCTACGAGGCGATCCAGAGCTACCGGTTCGGCACCGACCCGGCCAGCTCACCGCGCGGTTACGGACTGTTCCGGTGGTTGCAGGACCACGTCCGGCGGCGCGGGGTGCCGGTCTCGTACGGCACGGCGGCCCGGTGGTTGCTCACCGACACGGCCGGCGCGGTGATCGGGGTGCAGTGCCGGCGGGACGGCGCGACGGTGAACGTCCGGGCCCGGCGGGCCGTCATCCTGACCACCGGCGGCTTCGAGTTCCACGAAGGGCTCAAGCGCAACCATCTGCCGGTGACGCCCACCCATTTCTACGCCAGCCCGGACAACACCGGCGACGGGGTGGTGATGGCCCAGGAGGTGGGGGCGGCGCTGTGGCACATGAGCGCCTGCTCGGCGAAGGCGATCGCGAAGTTCGACGACTTCCCCACCGGGTTCCCGATCAACCCGTGGGGTTACGGCGACGGCATGACCCAGGAGCAGATCCTGTACGGGTCCGGCAAGCGCGGCGCGTCCTGCGGCACCATGCAGGTCGACCGGTTCGGCCGCCGGTTCACCAACGAGGTCTGGAAGCAGCACACCCACTACTACGAGCTGACCGGGTACGACAGTCACCGGGGCGTATATCCACGGGTCCCGACGTACTGGATCTTCGACTCGGCCCGGATGCGGCGCGGGCAGCTGGTGAGCCGGGAGACCGGCGCGGCCGGGCCGCTGCGGCTCTATCCGTGGAGCGAGGACAACCAGGCGGAGCTGGCGCGGGGCTGGATCACCCGGGCGGAGACGATCGAAGGGCTGGCCGACCGGCTGGCGATGGAGCCGGCCGTCCTCCGCGGCACCCTGGCCGAATACAACGCGGCCTGCGAGACGGGTCGCGACCCGTTCGGCCGGCCGGCGGACACCCTGGTCGGCCTGGAGCCGCCGTTCTTCGCGGTGCGGCTCTGGCCGGGCGGCCCCAACACGCAGGGTGGGCCGGAACGCGACGCGCGGGCCCGGGTGATGCGGGTGACCGGAGAGCCGGTGCCCCGGCTGTACGCGGCCGGCGAGCTGGGCTCGGTCTACGGGACGTTCTATCCGATCGGCGGCGCGAACCTGGCCGAGTGCATCGCGTTCGGGCGGATCGCCGGGGAGAACGCGAGTGCCGAGGCGCCCTACTCGCCGCGCTGA
- a CDS encoding YbhB/YbcL family Raf kinase inhibitor-like protein: MPNIADLSLTSTDFDHGGRLADRNASDRDNIAPRLAVSGAPAGTVELALICHDPDAPLPGGWTHWTLYGIPSDGGDLGEDPDSRFRPGPNSWGDHRYGGPRPPAGHGAHHYYFWVYALSRPVDGTPTRDEFLAGYADAILEQNRLVGVYER; encoded by the coding sequence ATGCCGAACATCGCAGACCTCAGCCTGACGAGTACCGATTTCGACCACGGCGGGCGGCTCGCCGACCGCAATGCGTCCGACCGGGACAACATCGCGCCGCGGCTCGCCGTCAGCGGCGCGCCGGCCGGCACGGTGGAGCTGGCCCTCATCTGCCACGACCCCGACGCGCCGCTGCCCGGCGGCTGGACGCACTGGACCCTCTACGGCATCCCGAGCGACGGCGGCGACCTCGGCGAGGACCCGGACAGCCGCTTCCGGCCCGGCCCGAACAGTTGGGGCGACCACCGCTACGGCGGTCCCCGACCGCCCGCCGGTCACGGCGCGCACCACTACTACTTCTGGGTGTACGCGCTGAGCCGGCCGGTCGACGGCACGCCGACCCGGGACGAGTTCCTCGCCGGGTACGCGGACGCGATCCTCGAACAGAACCGGCTCGTCGGCGTCTACGAGCGCTGA